CGAGTGCGGTGTAGGTGGAGCGCTCGTGGGAGTCGGAACTCAATGCAGGGATCATACCCCAGTAGGAAATGTCACGCAGCGAGTAGAACACGTCGAGCACAATGAAGGTGATGATGAACAGCACGATGAACAGGGTAGTATTCACGTTCACCAGACCGAACAGACCAGTGTAGACGAGCACCAGCAGGATGGCGGAAACGGTACCACCGATGAGCTGCCACGGCTTGAAGCGACCCCACTTGGTGTTGGTGTTGTCGATGATGTTGCCCAGCAGCGGGTCGATGAAGATTTCTGCGATACGAATCACCACGACCAGGCCGGTGATGATGCCAATCAGCTTGGTGGCGACGCTCTTATCGACGCCAGAGAACAGCGAGCTCGTCACGTAGACGATGAAATAGGTGCTCAGTGCGTTGTAGAACGCGGACTGGCCGACGTTACCGAACGAGTACGCCACGCGAGACAAGAGGTTCCCGCCTTTGGAACCGTTGTTGCCATTTCCCATCTTTGCTTCTCCTTAGAAGTCAGATACAGGTCCTTCCTTGACCTAACTATCAGTATATCCCCTTACCTAAAGTTAGTAAAATTTATCACTGAACATATCGCCTATCGGCGTGTCATATTTTGTGAGCTTCTGCTCGAAAGATAGCCAAAAACGTTATTTTTTCGCCATTTACACAACAAAATAGGCAAACTGTCGCATTATCTTGTGGCAGCTTTTACCAAAATCGATATTTACGATATGCAAAAGCTTCCACGTCGAAACGAAACCAAGCCAATCTGGAAATAGCCCGATTACTATACAGAAGTAAAGAAATAACCGCTATTTTGCCGGCACAAAACTATCGCGCACCACCAGCGACGTCGACAGGTACGCATGCTGACGAATCGTGCGTTTGCCGGAAATGGCATCACCCAACATCAGCGTCGCCACGCGCGCAAGCTCGTTCTGATCGATGGAGAATGTGCTCAACGGCGGCGAGGTCAACTGCGAAATCGTTTGATTGTTAATGCTGATCACGCTGATATCGCGCGGCACCAGCACGCCAACCGCATTGAACGCCTGCAGCACGCCAACCGCAATCACATCGGCAGCTACGATCACGGCATCAGGCAGCACGCCATTATGGTCGCGCACGAATTGCTCCCCCAACGCACGGCCGTTGCTCACGGTGAACAAGCCGTCGGAATACACCAATCCGTCGGATTGAATACCGAAACGCCTTGCCTCACGACGGAAATATGTGGCGCGATTCTCCTCATCGACCTCATAAAAGTTCATCAGGCAGCCCTTGCCTCCGATGAATCCAACGCGCTTCATGCCCTTGGCAGCACAGGCCGCGACCGCATCATGCATGGTCTGCTGCAAATCAGGCTGCACGGAATCGAACAGATTCGGCGCCGGATTCACGTCAATGAACACGCCATACGGCATGGCCCTATGCAGCCGCTCCAAGTCTTCCTCGCTGATCTGGTCGGCGCCTATCGCCATGAACCCGTCGAATTTGGAACTGCGAGCGATCATATCGTCGAGATTGTGGAACACCGTCATTTCCATGCGTTGCTGTTCCGCATTGCATTCGAGCGCCGAACGCAAATCGGTGAAATAGGAGTCCCGCAACGCCTCGTCGGACTTTTCATTGTCAAGCAATGCAACCTCATGAGGGATGACGATGCGCTTGGTCTGCACGCTATAGCCGAGGTCCTCGCTCGCCTGAATGATCTTGCGACGAGTCTCTTCACGCACCGATAGGGTGGGATCACCGTTCAGAAGTCGAGACACCGTAGCCTGAGAAAACCCGGTACGTTGCGCAATCTCTTTAATCGTCGCCATGTCTCGCTCTCCAATTTAGTAAATCGTTTACCCATGAAAGGATAACCTATTATTGACATAACGACAAACCAAGCGAGATTTATGCAACGATCACGCAAGCCAATTATAATCGCTGCTCATGCAGCAGTCTCATGAACATATGACGGAACCGCCTTCACGGACGGCGGGCTGGCCGCAGCCGAATACCATGCATGGCAAAGACAATAAGAAATCCCTTGCTTCAAAATCGCAATTTCAAAGCAAGGGATTTTCCAGAGGATCCGTGCCGTTCAAAGCCACCGGCCATAAGGGCGGTATCAGCCGACAGGGATCGAAGCGCGGCTAGTGTAGAACGCTAGCGTGTGCTCGCATCGCTCCAATTCAGGAGACTATTAGATTATTCGAGTTCTACGGCACCTGTGTAGAGCTGATAGTACTCGCCCTTCTGCGCGATGAGCTCGTCATGCGAGCCGCGTTCGATGATGCGGCCATGGTCGAGCACCATGATCACGTCGGAGTTGCGCACCGTGGAGAGGCGGTGGGCGATCACGAACACGGTACGACCCTTCATGAGGTTGTCCATGCCGGCCTGCACCACCTCTTCGGTACGGGTGTCGATGGACGAGGTGGCCTCGTCGAGGATCATGGCCGGCGGATCGGCCACGGCAGCACGTGCGATGGAAATCAACTGGCGCTGGCCCTGGGACAGGCCGGAGCCGTCGCCTTCGAGCACGGTCTGGTAGCCGTTGGGCAGCATGCGGATGAAGCCGTCGGCGTTCGTGAGCTTCGCGGCGGCGATGCATTCCTCATCGGTGGCGTCGAGGCGACCGTAACGGATGTTGTCCATCACCGTACCGGTGAACAGGTTCACGTCCTGCAGCACCACACCCAGCGAACGACGCAGATCCGGCTTGCGGATGCCCTTGACGGAAATGCCGTCATACAGGATCATGCCGTCCTGAATGTCGTAGAAACGGTTGATCAGATTGGTGACGGTGGTTTTGCCAGCACCGGTTGCGCCCACCAATGCGATCTTCTGTCCGGGCTTGGCGAACCAGGTGATGTCGTGCAGCACCGGTTTGTCGGGGTTATAGCCGAAGTTCACGTCAGTGAAGCGCACATCGCCCTGCAGGAGGGTGAGGCGACCGTCCGGTGAGGTAATGGCGGTTTCACGGGCTTTCATGGCCACTTCGGCGGCACGCGGGCTCAAGGATTGCGCGGCCTTGAGCGAACGGGTGCCGTCATCGCCTTCCTCGCGCTTCCACGCCCAGTGACCGGTTTCATGGTCAACTTCGGTCATGGTGCGTCCATCTTCGCCGAGTTCCACGTTCACCAAGGTCACGGAACCGCCGTCGTCCTCCGGCTGCTCGTCCATAAGCGCGAAGATGCGGGATGCGCCTGCAAGCGCCATCATCACCATGTTGAACTGCATGGACACCTGGCCAAGCGGGTTCACGAAAGAGCGGGACAGCGTCAACAGCGAGATCAGCGTACCCAGGGTGAGCGGGCCAGCACCGGACAATCCGAAGTTTCCAAGTCCGCTAATCGCAGCAAATCCGCCGAAAATAGCCAGCAGAATGTACAGCAGGTAGCCCATGTTGCCGACGATCGGCATAGTCACATTGCCCCACGTGTTCGCTTCGGCGGAAGCTTCGAAGAGTTCTTCGTTCTTCTTGTCGAAAGTGGTTTGGGTGACGTCCTCATGGTTGAAGACCTTGATGACCTTCTGGCCGTTGACCGCTTCTTCCACGAATGCGTTCACATCGCCGATGGCGATCTGCTGCTTGACGAAGTAACGTCCGGAACGGGAAACGACCTTGCGCACCACCACGAACAGAATTACGGTGAATGCGAGCACAAAAATAGTGACAGGCACCGACAGCCACAGCATCGACACGAGCGCCGCAAGCGCGGACACCGCGGACGAGAACATTTGCGGGAACGATTGGCTGATGGCCTGGCGCAATGTGTCGGTGTCGTTGGTGTAACGGCTCATGATGTCACCGTGTTCGTTGGTATCGAAATAACGGATCGGCAAGGTCTGCTGGTGAGCGAACATGTCGTCGCGGATCTTCTTCAATGTGCCCTGTTCCACGGCGACGATGATCCACTGCCATAGCCAGCTGCAGAAAATGCCGGCTGCATACAGGCATGCCATGAGTGTCAGCGCACGCAACAGCGGCATCCAGTCAGGGTTGGTGGCACCAACCATGGGCAGAATGTAGGTGTCGATCAGCGACTGCAGGAACAGTGACGATCCGGCCTGCGCTGCAGCTCCGACAAGAATGCACACTACTACGAGCGCCACGCGCCACTTGTATTGGAAGATGTAGCCGAAAATACGCTTGGTGGTGCCCGGTGCGGCTTTCTGCATTGGTGGCTTCGGCTGTTTGCTGGCCATGTTGTTGTTTTCCTTGGATTTCAATGCGGAAGTTTGTTCAGTCATCTGTTGCCTCCTTTCACTGCAGTTCCTCAGGTTGAGCCTGATTCTTGGTTTGCGATTCGTAGATGGAACGGTATTCGTCGCAGTTTTCGAGCAGTTGTTCATGCGTGCCGGCTGCCATGATGCGACCGTGGTCCATGACGAGAATCATGTCGGATTCCTGCACAGAGGCCACACGCTGGGCGATGATGATCTTCGTGGTGTCGGGAATCTCATGATGGAATGCGGTACGAATCAGCTGATCGGTTTTGGTGTCGACCGCGGATGTGGAATCGTCGAGGATCAGGATCTTCGGCTTTTTCAGCAACGCACGCGCAATGCACAGACGCTGGCGTTGGCCGCCGGAAACGTTGGTACCGCCCTGTTCGATGTACGTATCGTACTTGTCGGGGAATTCCTGAATGAAGCCGTCAGCCTGTGCAAGCTGGCACGCGTGGCGAATCTCTTCATCAGTGGCGTTTGGATTGCCCCAACGCAGGTTTTCGGCAATAGTTCCGGAGAAGAGCACGTTCTTTTGCAACACCATGGCAACCTGATCACGCAATACTTCCAAATCGTAATCACGCACATCCACGCCGCCGACCTTCAGCGAACCTTCGGTCACGTCATACAAACGTGGCACAAGCTGCACCAGACTGGACTTTGCGGAACCGGTGCCGCCGACGATGCCGACGGTCATGCCGGAACGAATCTTCAAATCAATATCGTCAAGCACCGGCTTTTCGGAAGTGGCGGAATAACGGAAGGTGACATGGTCGAAATCGATATCGCCATTCTTCACTTCCTTGACTGGATTAGCCGGATTCGTAACCGTGCTTTCCTCGTTCAGCACCTGGCAGATACGTTCGGCGGAAGCCTGCGAAATAATGCACATCACGAAAATCATGGAAAGCATCATCATAGCCATGAGGATCTGCATGGCGTAGGTGACCAATGCGGTCAGATCGCCGGTGGTCAAGCCTAGGGCTGCATTGTTGCCGGACGCCACGATCTGCCGGGCGCCCATCCATGCGATGAGCAGCATGGACACGTACACGCACAGCATCATAAGCGGATTGTTGAAGCTCATAATGCGTTCGGCCTTGGTGAAGTCCTTGAAGATGCGCTGCGAAATGCGGTTGAACTTTTCGGTTTCGTGGCTTTCGCGATTGTAGGACTTGACCACGCGGATGCCCTGCAGGTTCTCGTCGACCACGTTGTTGAGCTTGTCGTATGTGTGGAACACACGCTCGAACACCGGGTGCACCAGCACCGCCAGGCCACACAAGCCGATGGCGAGCACCGGAATGCAGGCGAGGAACACCAAAGAGATGGATGGGCTGATGCGGAAGGAGAAGATCCACGCCACAATCACCATGATCGGAGCGCGCACACCCATGCGGATAATCATCGAATACGCGTTCTGCAGGTTGGTCACATCGGTGGTCAGTCGTGTGATGATCGAACCGGTGGAGAAACGGTCGATATTGGTGAAGCTGTAGCCTTGCACCTTCTCAAACTGATCGTGACGCAGATTCTTCGCGAATCCGGCACCTGCGATAGCCGAGAACTTTCCAGCCAAAAAGCCGGATGTCAGCGAAACTACCGAGCAAATCAACAGAATCAAGCCGAATTTCAAAATCGCCGGCATGCTGCCACCGCTGATGCCCTCATCAATCAGCGATGCCATGACAGTCGGAATAAGGATTTCCAGCACGCTTTCCACGGCTACGAATGCCGGGGAGAGCAGACTGACTTTTTTGTATTCGCGCAGGGATTTGCCCAGTGTGCGAATGACATGCTGCTTTGGTTTCGGCGTTGCGGACGCCGTTGCGTTTGCCGTTGTCACTACTTGCCCTTTCCTTTTATTTTTACCTATGACGTGTGTTACTTGCGATTGCGCGCGATCGCCATTTCCTGCGATATCCGCAGTACGTGTGAGACGTACTCATCACGAGCATCGCGATTATTCGAGGCATAGTCATCGCATGTTTTTTGCGGAACCTGCGATTCTTGCGGAACTTGCGATTTGCTTGCGTCCTGTTCCTGTATTTCCAAACTTGGATATCGACTTTCGTCTCCGATCAAACCTGTTTTCACCAGATTCGTCTGCATGACGTCGAGCACGTGCATGAATTGGCGGATCTGATCGTCTTCAAGGCCTTCCAGCAGGATTCGTTCCATGTTCTTCGCATTGTCCCGCAAGACTTCGGCGATATGCCTCGATTTGTCCGTCAACACGATTTTTTTCAGTCGTGCGTCGCGTTTCACCGGTTCGCGCGCGATCAGGCCCTTCTGCTCCATCAGCCCCAGCACCCGGCATGATGTGGATCGGGTCACGCCAAAGCGTTGCTCGATGTCTTGAGGAAAGATTTCCTCGTTGTCATGCCGTGCGAGATACACGATGACGTCAACGTTGCCGTTGCTGATGTCTTCCGCCGCTTCAGGGCGGGTGACGCGCAGATACCGGTTGACCACGTTGTGCAGCGAGCGAATGGCCACGCTGGGGGGCTTTGCCAAGCCGCTTTCCCAGACTTCGAAGAGTCGTGAGCCAGTCGGTTCCTTGTATTGTTCGTTCGTCACTTCCGTCACAGCATACATAGTAAACCGTTGTATATACAACTGTTGCATATGCAACAATTGGCATGTCGTACGTATCCGCTTGCCCTGAAAATCGTCATAAAGCAACAATCCCAGAGCAACCTTCCAACAATGCAAAGGCCGAGGAATCAGGTCCGCACCGGTTCAGAGTAACGGACCAGATTCCCCGACCTTAAGTCTTGAATCCCGCGAAACTACTTGGTGAGTTCAGCGTATTCGGCAAGCATGTATTCGAAGATCTGCTTGCCATCGGCACCCATCAGCACCGACATGCTGTTGATCGGCATGGAGTCGAGGAATAGACGGGTCATGTCATTGTCGGGCACGATCGGCATACGGCCGGCTTCACCTTCGGCACGCAGCTTCTCGAGCACCTGGGAGCCGAGCGGATCCTTACGCCATTCCATGAAGTTGGACCATTCGGTGAGCTGCTGGGTCTTGCCGTCGCCATCGAGCTCCACTACCGCGGAACCGGCAATGTCACGGCTGGACGTGCCGACCTCGATGGCGTATTCGCCGCTCTCCACGTGCCAGTCGTTGAACTTCTCAGACCAGTAGGCGAAGGCGCGATCGTCGAGATCGAAGGAGACTTCGGCGGATTCGCCGGCTTTGAGGAACACCTTCTTGAAGCCTTTGAGCTCGTGCTTCGGGCGGGCCACGTCAGCCTTGCCAGGAGCCACGTACACCTGCACGGTTTCGGCGGCGTCAACGTTCGAGGTGTTCTTGACCACTGCGCTGACGGTTGCGGTGCAGGCACCGGTCTTGACGGCCTTCACGTCGCTCACTTCGAACGTGGCGTAGCTCAAGCCGAAGCCGAACGGGTAGTCGACGGCCTTGTTGTAGGTGTCGTAATAGCGGTAGCCCACAAACACGCCTTCGCCATAATCGACATGCCCCTCTTCACCCGGCCAGTTGATGGTGCTCGGATCGTCGTTGATGTCGAAGGGAATGGTCTGCGCAAGCTTGCCGGACGGGCTCACCTTGCCGAACAGCACGTCGGCGAGCGCCGGACCGCCGGACTGTCCGAGCAGCCAGGATTCGAGGATGCCCTTGGCGTTCTTGGCCCATGGTGCCACGGTGACGACGGAGCCGTTGGAGAGTACGACCACAACGTTCTTGTTTTCGGCTGCGACGGCTTCGAGCAGTGCGATCTGCTTGGCCGGCATGTCGAGGGTCTCACGGTCGAAGCCTTCGGATTCGGCCGCTTCAGGGAGCCCTAGGAACATGAGCACCACGTCGGCGCCCTTGGCAGCTTCGACGGCTTCGGCTTCGAGTGCCGGATCGGCCGGTTCGAGGTCGAGGGTGAATCCTGGGGCGAACTTGGCATCCACGCCGCGTTCGGTGAGGGCGTCCAGGAAGCTGGTCATCTTGGTTGGGGTGATGTGCGAGGAACCACCGCCCTGGTAGCGCGGGGTACGTGCGAATTCGCCGATGACGGTGACCTTGGCATCGCCAGCGACTGGCAGAATGGCGTCATCGTTCTTGAGGAGCACCATGGATTCGACGGCGGCCTGATGTGCGACCTCATCGTGGGCTTCGATGTCGAAACGATAGTTTTCGACGCTCATGGCTGCGCGGGTCTTGTTGACCAAGTCGATCATGCCTTGTGCCATGCGGTCGAGCTGTGCCGGCTGGATGCGGCCGTCGCGTGCGGCGTAGACGATTTGGTCGTCGGTGTAGCTTGGCGGCATTTCGAGGTTGAGGCCCGCATTGAGGGAGGCCACGCGGTCGTGGTCGGCGCCCCAGTCGCTCATGACGATACCTTGGAAGCCCCATTCGTCGCGCAGCACGTCGGTGAGCAGCCAGCGATCCTGGGCGGCATGCACGCCGTTGATGCAGTTGTATGCGCACATGATGGTCCACGGCTGGGCTTCCTTGACGATGTGTTCG
This window of the Bifidobacterium pseudocatenulatum DSM 20438 = JCM 1200 = LMG 10505 genome carries:
- a CDS encoding ABC transporter ATP-binding protein — encoded protein: MASKQPKPPMQKAAPGTTKRIFGYIFQYKWRVALVVVCILVGAAAQAGSSLFLQSLIDTYILPMVGATNPDWMPLLRALTLMACLYAAGIFCSWLWQWIIVAVEQGTLKKIRDDMFAHQQTLPIRYFDTNEHGDIMSRYTNDTDTLRQAISQSFPQMFSSAVSALAALVSMLWLSVPVTIFVLAFTVILFVVVRKVVSRSGRYFVKQQIAIGDVNAFVEEAVNGQKVIKVFNHEDVTQTTFDKKNEELFEASAEANTWGNVTMPIVGNMGYLLYILLAIFGGFAAISGLGNFGLSGAGPLTLGTLISLLTLSRSFVNPLGQVSMQFNMVMMALAGASRIFALMDEQPEDDGGSVTLVNVELGEDGRTMTEVDHETGHWAWKREEGDDGTRSLKAAQSLSPRAAEVAMKARETAITSPDGRLTLLQGDVRFTDVNFGYNPDKPVLHDITWFAKPGQKIALVGATGAGKTTVTNLINRFYDIQDGMILYDGISVKGIRKPDLRRSLGVVLQDVNLFTGTVMDNIRYGRLDATDEECIAAAKLTNADGFIRMLPNGYQTVLEGDGSGLSQGQRQLISIARAAVADPPAMILDEATSSIDTRTEEVVQAGMDNLMKGRTVFVIAHRLSTVRNSDVIMVLDHGRIIERGSHDELIAQKGEYYQLYTGAVELE
- a CDS encoding LacI family DNA-binding transcriptional regulator, whose translation is MATIKEIAQRTGFSQATVSRLLNGDPTLSVREETRRKIIQASEDLGYSVQTKRIVIPHEVALLDNEKSDEALRDSYFTDLRSALECNAEQQRMEMTVFHNLDDMIARSSKFDGFMAIGADQISEEDLERLHRAMPYGVFIDVNPAPNLFDSVQPDLQQTMHDAVAACAAKGMKRVGFIGGKGCLMNFYEVDEENRATYFRREARRFGIQSDGLVYSDGLFTVSNGRALGEQFVRDHNGVLPDAVIVAADVIAVGVLQAFNAVGVLVPRDISVISINNQTISQLTSPPLSTFSIDQNELARVATLMLGDAISGKRTIRQHAYLSTSLVVRDSFVPAK
- a CDS encoding ABC transporter ATP-binding protein, which codes for MTTANATASATPKPKQHVIRTLGKSLREYKKVSLLSPAFVAVESVLEILIPTVMASLIDEGISGGSMPAILKFGLILLICSVVSLTSGFLAGKFSAIAGAGFAKNLRHDQFEKVQGYSFTNIDRFSTGSIITRLTTDVTNLQNAYSMIIRMGVRAPIMVIVAWIFSFRISPSISLVFLACIPVLAIGLCGLAVLVHPVFERVFHTYDKLNNVVDENLQGIRVVKSYNRESHETEKFNRISQRIFKDFTKAERIMSFNNPLMMLCVYVSMLLIAWMGARQIVASGNNAALGLTTGDLTALVTYAMQILMAMMMLSMIFVMCIISQASAERICQVLNEESTVTNPANPVKEVKNGDIDFDHVTFRYSATSEKPVLDDIDLKIRSGMTVGIVGGTGSAKSSLVQLVPRLYDVTEGSLKVGGVDVRDYDLEVLRDQVAMVLQKNVLFSGTIAENLRWGNPNATDEEIRHACQLAQADGFIQEFPDKYDTYIEQGGTNVSGGQRQRLCIARALLKKPKILILDDSTSAVDTKTDQLIRTAFHHEIPDTTKIIIAQRVASVQESDMILVMDHGRIMAAGTHEQLLENCDEYRSIYESQTKNQAQPEELQ
- a CDS encoding exo-alpha-(1->6)-L-arabinopyranosidase, translating into MSENTYPSVNDLTLEEKASLTSGGDAWHLQGVEAKGIPGYMITDGPHGLRKSNSATTGEVDLNNSVPATCFPPAAGLSSSWNPELIHQVGEAMAEECIQEKVAVILGPGVNIKRNPLGGRCFEYWSEDPYLAGHEAIGIVAGVQSKGVGTSLKHFAANSQETDRLRISANISQRALREIYFPAFEHIVKEAQPWTIMCAYNCINGVHAAQDRWLLTDVLRDEWGFQGIVMSDWGADHDRVASLNAGLNLEMPPSYTDDQIVYAARDGRIQPAQLDRMAQGMIDLVNKTRAAMSVENYRFDIEAHDEVAHQAAVESMVLLKNDDAILPVAGDAKVTVIGEFARTPRYQGGGSSHITPTKMTSFLDALTERGVDAKFAPGFTLDLEPADPALEAEAVEAAKGADVVLMFLGLPEAAESEGFDRETLDMPAKQIALLEAVAAENKNVVVVLSNGSVVTVAPWAKNAKGILESWLLGQSGGPALADVLFGKVSPSGKLAQTIPFDINDDPSTINWPGEEGHVDYGEGVFVGYRYYDTYNKAVDYPFGFGLSYATFEVSDVKAVKTGACTATVSAVVKNTSNVDAAETVQVYVAPGKADVARPKHELKGFKKVFLKAGESAEVSFDLDDRAFAYWSEKFNDWHVESGEYAIEVGTSSRDIAGSAVVELDGDGKTQQLTEWSNFMEWRKDPLGSQVLEKLRAEGEAGRMPIVPDNDMTRLFLDSMPINSMSVLMGADGKQIFEYMLAEYAELTK
- a CDS encoding MarR family winged helix-turn-helix transcriptional regulator — protein: MYAVTEVTNEQYKEPTGSRLFEVWESGLAKPPSVAIRSLHNVVNRYLRVTRPEAAEDISNGNVDVIVYLARHDNEEIFPQDIEQRFGVTRSTSCRVLGLMEQKGLIAREPVKRDARLKKIVLTDKSRHIAEVLRDNAKNMERILLEGLEDDQIRQFMHVLDVMQTNLVKTGLIGDESRYPSLEIQEQDASKSQVPQESQVPQKTCDDYASNNRDARDEYVSHVLRISQEMAIARNRK